A single Haloglycomyces albus DSM 45210 DNA region contains:
- a CDS encoding DUF4153 domain-containing protein, with translation MEPPTPGYPTPPHRNSPPTDHRAWWNGPESSASPLWIPGSIALQAVLAAFIAFPGVDIGIGLALIGILSIAIPTFVARHRLTSFGWTAAALSAALWAMVAVRDANWLAVLCALTAIALTPIALSQPRRFTGFFRSVFETLSGCVDAANWTTGSFRSRIPTGSTGRVGITVLITMGLLVVFTTLFAYADPDFAALILSLIPQWDIASFTWSVIVAGLVAGSATLWAYMAASRSIQVDRDSQPRQPVSLFEFALPLAALNILFFVFVGVQAGRLFGGSDRIGSVEELTVASYARTGFAELGFASALTLAVIVVAAWKAPTASQKERLATRVLLGGICVLTLLVVASAIQRMTLYFDAFGLTRLRLTAFAGELWIGGMFVLLLACLWRLRANWLHRGVVLFSAAILLGLALINPDRFIAQYNIDHQTAGDGVDAAYLSGLSHDAIPAIMDIEDEELRECVISMSDWEDNRPFTAGNLGYWLGRNATGDGSPTSSTCPRSSSPDDQAVSPPVPTDRPTSQDDRFFIHNCPDLPLRSAETYFGRDSAKGYDTFIYDYGNSHAMSSDLSQEPYLHCAYTTSNDGTVTVSLKQWPSADEALQEFSSIELNEAESNEAQAETWPEAPVTGLAQDEGDPTVTAKAIDDDHMTVEVGISGHDAADEDDVRQAALSVARDTLTDYMD, from the coding sequence GTGGAACCTCCGACTCCCGGGTACCCCACCCCACCCCACCGTAATTCACCACCGACCGACCATAGGGCCTGGTGGAACGGACCCGAATCCAGTGCCTCTCCACTCTGGATTCCCGGCAGCATCGCCCTGCAGGCCGTACTGGCCGCCTTCATTGCCTTTCCCGGTGTGGACATCGGCATAGGGCTCGCGCTCATTGGAATCCTGTCCATCGCCATCCCGACGTTCGTCGCCCGGCATCGCCTGACGTCCTTCGGCTGGACGGCAGCCGCCCTATCCGCCGCGCTCTGGGCCATGGTCGCCGTGCGGGATGCCAACTGGTTGGCGGTTTTGTGCGCGCTGACGGCGATTGCCTTGACCCCGATCGCCCTGTCGCAACCGCGGCGTTTTACCGGATTTTTTCGCAGCGTATTCGAAACACTGTCCGGATGCGTCGATGCGGCGAACTGGACGACCGGCTCCTTCCGGTCACGAATTCCCACCGGTTCGACTGGTCGTGTCGGTATCACCGTCCTGATCACCATGGGTCTACTGGTAGTGTTCACCACCTTGTTCGCCTATGCCGATCCGGATTTCGCCGCCCTGATCCTCTCGTTGATTCCACAGTGGGACATCGCTTCCTTCACGTGGAGTGTCATCGTGGCAGGACTGGTCGCCGGCTCCGCCACCCTGTGGGCCTACATGGCGGCCTCTCGGTCGATCCAGGTCGACCGAGATTCGCAACCCCGTCAACCGGTCAGCCTGTTCGAGTTCGCTCTTCCACTGGCGGCGCTGAACATTCTGTTCTTCGTTTTTGTGGGGGTGCAGGCCGGTCGGCTGTTCGGCGGTTCGGACCGTATCGGTTCGGTCGAGGAACTCACCGTGGCCAGCTACGCCCGGACCGGTTTCGCCGAACTCGGTTTCGCCTCCGCTCTCACCCTCGCCGTCATCGTCGTCGCAGCGTGGAAGGCCCCCACCGCCTCCCAAAAGGAACGCCTTGCCACCCGCGTCCTCCTCGGTGGAATCTGCGTCTTGACGCTCCTCGTGGTCGCTTCCGCGATTCAACGCATGACGCTGTACTTCGACGCCTTCGGTCTGACTCGCCTGCGCCTGACGGCCTTCGCAGGCGAACTCTGGATCGGCGGCATGTTCGTTCTACTACTCGCCTGCCTGTGGCGTCTGCGCGCAAACTGGCTGCACCGTGGCGTCGTCTTGTTCAGCGCCGCGATTCTACTCGGACTGGCGCTGATCAACCCGGACCGATTCATTGCGCAGTACAATATCGACCATCAGACGGCCGGCGACGGCGTCGACGCCGCTTACCTGTCCGGGCTGTCGCACGATGCGATTCCCGCGATCATGGATATCGAGGACGAGGAACTACGCGAATGCGTAATCAGCATGTCCGATTGGGAGGACAACCGCCCGTTCACCGCCGGCAATCTGGGTTATTGGCTGGGCCGCAATGCCACTGGGGACGGTTCGCCCACCTCGTCTACCTGTCCGAGGAGTAGTAGCCCAGACGACCAGGCAGTCTCACCTCCGGTTCCAACGGACCGGCCGACGTCACAAGACGACCGCTTCTTCATTCACAACTGCCCCGATCTTCCGCTACGCTCCGCTGAAACATATTTCGGACGCGACTCGGCGAAAGGTTACGATACGTTTATCTATGACTATGGCAACTCACATGCCATGAGTTCGGATCTTTCGCAAGAGCCCTATTTGCACTGCGCGTATACCACCTCCAACGACGGAACCGTCACCGTTAGCCTGAAACAATGGCCGTCTGCCGACGAGGCGTTGCAGGAGTTCAGCTCGATCGAGCTGAACGAGGCGGAATCGAATGAGGCTCAAGCCGAAACGTGGCCGGAGGCTCCGGTAACCGGTCTCGCCCAAGACGAAGGCGACCCCACCGTTACCGCCAAAGCGATCGATGATGATCATATGACCGTTGAGGTAGGCATTAGCGGACACGATGCGGCGGACGAAGACGACGTTCGCCAAGCCGCCCTGTCGGTTGCCCGCGACACACTGACGGATTACATGGACTAG